From Salvelinus fontinalis isolate EN_2023a unplaced genomic scaffold, ASM2944872v1 scaffold_1798, whole genome shotgun sequence:
GACCAAGTTCACTTAGTGGGACAAAATTCACTAAGTGTGACCAAGTTCACTAGTAAATATACTGTTACTGTATTTTGACCTGGTAAAGTACCATCTAGCACAATCACCCAAACGGAAGATTATGCAATGTTCTATTTCTGGTGAGAACAATACATGTCATGGCCCCCATGCTGCATTGCAGCATCCAATAATAATAACTCATGTAGATGTGCTGTGTGAAATGTATACAAGCCCCACGTGGGCCTTGTGATGACTCATGCTATTTAGCACAAAGGTGTGCAAGGTGCCCTGTGGACCCAATGTCAATATAAAAGTGCCACTGGATCGACACAACACACCGTGTCTTCTGCGTGTCATCTAATCAAGCTTCACCATCAAGCTAAACCACCGTAGCCATGACCAAGGTAATACAGAGCAGAGgatttttattcagtataagAGCTGGCCATTGAGATATGAATATAGTGTCTTGCATAGCAGCTATAACCACAAAATCCTAATCCAAATAATATCAGTCTGTGAGAATACAGCAACGTTTTTCAGCTAAATAATGATAAACTAtttgttttattaaaataataTAGAGTTATTATATGAGACCATGCAGTTGATATGCATTATATACAAAGTTAAGAATGTATAATTGTTTTGAATTATTAATAGGAATGACAAATTAATCACAATCAATTAATAATGATTAACTATATTAattatgtaaaacatttaaaatcatAGCCTTTATAATTTTCTCAACATAGATGAAGAGGTCATAGGTTAAATCATTTCTCAATCAAATCACCCTCTCAGATCATCTTCTACGAGGACAGGAACTTCCAGGGTCGCAGCTATGAGACCAGCAGCGACTGCCCCGACCTCAACATGTACCTAAACCGCTGCCAGTCGGTCAGGGTGGAAATGGGCTGCTTCGTCATCTACGACCGCTCCAACTTCATGGGCAACCAGATGTTCCTGAAGAGGGGAGAGTACTCCGACTTCCAGCGTATGGGCTCCATGATGGGCGTGGGGGATGTGACCATGCTGGAGTCCATCCGCTCCTGCCGCATGATCCCAATGGTAAGACGTACACAGTTGGAGTTCCACCATCTCCTTGTGTTTGATGATGACATGATTATATTATGATGTGGTTCATGCTATTTCTCTTCATATAAAGAGtgcatttttatatttttgagTAGCTAGATGTTCGTGAATGGTGATGAAGTTTGAGTTACTAGGACCTGTACATCTGATACTTGACGTGTTTTTCACTTGGGTCGTGTTCAGCAGGGCACACCGTAGCCAAACATTTTGtaacagaaaacaaaaatatgTCTTCTTATTGAAGTTTAGGTATTATCAAAACAGTTTGTCCCTAATGAACGTGGTCCAGGCCTCTATTACTGTATAAGTCAGCTGACAAACAATGATAAATGTAATACTGGAAGCATGGAGTACACACACGGTAGTAACTgtcaatgttctctctctccaacagCACCGGGGACAGTTCAGAATGAGGCTGTACGAGAGGGAGAGCTTCGGAGGCCAGATGCACGAGCTGATGGAAGACTGCGAGTCCATCCAGGAGCGCTTCCGCATGTCCGAGATGCAGTCCTGCAACGTGATGGACGGCCACTGGCTCATGTACGAGCAGCCCCATTTCAGAGGCAGGATGATGTACGTGAGGCCTGGAGAGTACAGGAGTATCAGAGACATGGGCATGAGCACCATGATGAGAGTTCTCTCCATCAGAAGGATCATGGATGCCTGTGAGGGTCAGCGGCATTGATGCCTGAGATTCCTGCTGTCCTGACGTCCAAAAGGCTGCTAAAAGTCACAATTCTCATTGAATGTAATAAAACTCTTATTTTGAAGTACCTGTTCTCTTCTTTTTTCTATCAAATCTAATCTACCCATGGTATTTATATTACACTGGTTTATTCTGACAGGTTGGTGTCTGGAGAGGGATTTCAAATGGTCTGAAAGAAAAAAGTAATATAATTCGATTTTGATGCACCAAATGTGGACATTTGTGCACTATTTATCAATagcaaaatatacactgctcaaaaaaataaagggaacacttaaacaacacaatgtaactccaagtcaatcacacttctgtgaaatcaaactgtccacttaggaagcaacactgattgacaatacatttcacatgctgttgtgcaaatgttttagacaaaaggtggaaattataggcaattagcaaggcacccccaaaaaaggagtgattctgcaggtggtgaccacagaccacttctcagttcctatgcttcctggctgatgttttggtcacttttgaatgctggcggtgctctcactctattggtagcatgagacgtagtctacaacccacacaagtggctcaggtagtgcagttcatccatgatggcacatcaatgcgagctgtggcaaaaaggtttgctgtgtctgtcagcgtcgtgtccagagcatggaggcgctaccaggagacaggccagtacatcaggagacgtggaggaggccgtaggagggcaacaacccagcagcaggaccgctacctccgcctttgtgcaaggaggtgcactgccagcgccctgcaaaatgacctccagcaggccacaaatgtcttCTTATTGAACAAGTTACTTATTgaacgtggatgtcgattatggcagccccctgcAACTCTCTGATTCAAAGGGGTTTGGTTAAATGTGGAGTTGAAtgcagtcagttgtacaactgacgaggtatcccccctttcctaaCCAATGAACTGGTTTAGAGATGTTAGAGAAGTAATGTAGAACCAATGAACTGGTTTAGAGACGTTCGTGAAGTAATGTTTAACCAATGAACTGGGTTAGAGAAGTACTGCATAACTAATTAACTGGTTTAGAGACGTTAGAGAAGAAATATATAATCAATGAACTGTGTTAGAGAAGTAATGTATATTCAATTAATTGGTTTAGAGAAGTAATGCATAACCAATGAACTGGTTTAGATAAGTAATGCATAACCAATTAACTGGtttagtgtcacgacttccgccgaagtcggtccctctccttgttcgggtggcgttcagcagtcgacgtcaccggctttctagccatcgccgatccacttttcattttccatttgttttgtctttgttttctacacacctggtttctattccccaattacatgtttcCCCCATGTTTCGTCCGTGTTTGTATATAATGTTCAGGTCCTTACTTGTTGGCTGGTATTGTTTGCCGGATTCGTTATTTACGGCCGTTATTTACGAGTGACCGGTAATTTCACGCACCTTTAGTATTTGTTTTATACTGGTGCTGTTCGTGGAATAAATTACCTTgtacactcatctctgctctcctgctcctGATTCCATGCACCAGTTAGCCACAGCCTGACATTTAGAGAAGTAATGTATAACTAATGAACCGGTTTAGAGAAGTAATGTATAACTAATGAACCGGTTTAGAGAAGTAATGTATAACCAATTAACTGGTTTAGAGAAGTAATGCATAACCAATGAACTGGTTTAGAGACGTCAGAGAAGTAATGCATAACCAATGAACTGGTTTAGAGACTTCAGAAAAGTAATGTGTAACTAATGAACTGGTTTAGAGAAGTAATGCATAACCAATTAACTTGTTTAGAGAAGTAATGCATAACCAATGAACTGTTTGAGACTTTAGAGAAGTAATGTCAAGTCAATGGACTGGTTTAGACAAGTAATGTGTAACCTTATGAACTTGTTTATAGAAGTAATGTATAACCAATTAACTGGTTTAGAGACATTAAAGAGGTAATGTATAACCAATGGACTGTGTAGTGGTTTAAAGAAGTCAGAGGAATTGAACGCTCCATGACCTCTGGTGGCTGATAATATTTTGTCAGAGGAACTCTTTGAAGAACATCTTCTGCATTGGGGTTTGAATTGGACATCATTTTTGTTCATAATAATAGTTCATAAATGTGGACTGTATGTGAGCATCAAATGTGCAGCATGGATATGTATCCCTTTTTCTATTGTTGTCTTTTGGGGTGTGTTTTCTGAAACATTTCTCTTTTAATAGTTTCAACTGTATTCTTTGTGGGCATGATATATTTTTGTAGCGGCATCACAATGCAACTGAATGCCATTACAGTACATAACAACCAGACAGCAGTATACCTCTCTATGCTACTTCATGTTGCTTGGTCAGGGATTCTTCACAATGGGGCCACCCATTTCACtgaacacaatacatgtattataAAAGTAAGGTATTCGAAAGGGGTCAGGCGTACAGTACATTGTGGCTATTCAATTTCAGAACAGATCAAAGTGTATAGTTGCCTACCTGCTTACATAATTCATGTATTGCCGTCATCTGCTTTATTTATGCCCATgctcacaatcacacacacacacacacagaacagcacacagacagacacacacactcttttgCACGTTGAGAGACAAAAAGGCGACCACAAAACCAACCCGAGACCCCTGAGACAGGAACACTTATGGGGGATTCTGGCGCGGCCCCTGAGACAGGAACACTTATGGGGGATTCTGGCGCGGCCCCTGAGACAGGAACACTTATGGGGGATTCTGGCGCGGCCCCTGAGACAGGAACACTTATGGGGGATTCTGGCGCGGCCCCTGAGACAGGAACACTTATGGGGGATTCTGGCGCGGCCCCTGAGACAGGAACACTTATGGGGGATTCTGGCGCGGCCCCTGAGACAGGAACACTTATGGGGGATTCTGGCGCGGCCCCTGAGACATTGTTTTCTGTCAAACTAAATATCACAGTATCTTTCAATGATATTGAATGTAGCTACTGTACAAACACTTGAGGATTTCACATTTGCATGCTCTTTTTAAATAACACTGAATTTGAATATTATATTGCTGATACACTCAAGGAGCAATTCAAACAACCCCCATATTGCTTTTGCTACTTTTTTAAATACTATTTTGATACTATGCAATATGCAATATAAATTGTAAGGTACACCTTTACCTACCACTTAAAGGTAAAAtcaactatcttttggtatttttgTTCAATAGTCCACAGTTTGCGTCATGATGATGTGGCcagtgacactttgcttcttgaaagtccaatatcttgtaaacttgactgctgacatgcaaaacaaatTTGGGACTGTAATCAACAGTGGAACACCAAAATATTGTTTTTGAGTGGAGGTTTCTTGTGTGCACTGCACAAACCTATTCCTAATGCAAATGAAATAGGCATGAACATAGCCTataaagttaaataaaggttaaattacatttttttttttaaatgaagtgTTTCCCCAAAATGGTTAATTATGAGCACATCATTTACACAAATGTAATGTTGAAGCTAAATTAAAATCCATAAATAGTTTATTCACCCTTCAGAGTCTATTTAAAAGAGACTCTACAATACATCTAAAAGGAATCCGACCTAATCTAAACCCTTTTACCTTACAGAGCACTAAATGATAACTGTTTGCCGTGAACGTTGCGTTgaggtacagtacagtgttgCTCAGCTGACTCAGCGTTTTATACAACTGGGCGGTAGATTCTTCTGGAGCTGCATCAAGCATAAAAGGCAGCACGCCAgtagggagaacaacagaaatcAAATAACTGTGACCATGAACGGAAAGGTACTGTAATGTGGGGCTGTGATCAAAGTCTGTGCACAGTGCTGAACTGTACGTCAGCTGGCATTGGAACTATGAATCTAGGATGCATCAGAGCCCATTTCCAATGGGAAATATATCCTTGATGTGTGTGTTTTTAGATTCAGAACACTATGATAACTACAGATGACTTATTATGACTTATAATTATAATCATGGTTGCATTGTTTGATTTTGTCAGACACATTAAAATGATTATGCAGAATAATTTCTGAACGGGATAGAATGTATGAGTTTTTGCACATCAAAATCAATTGGTTTCACGTCAAGATGTTTAGACTTTCAACACATACTTTCTCTTTCTCCAGATTATCTTCTACGAGGAGAGGAACTTCCAGGGCTGCTCCTATGAGTGCAGCAGCGACTGCTCCGAGCTCTCCTCTCACCTGAACAAGTGCAACTCCTGCAGGGTGGAGAGTGGCATGTTCATGGTGTACGACCGGCCCAACTAcatgggccaccagtacttcctgAGGAGGGGAGAGTACCCTGAGTACCAGCACATGATGGGCTTCAACGACTGCATCAGGTCTTGTCGTATGATCCCCCAGGTAAGCAGTTCTGCAGACAGAGCACAACAGACCACAACTATtcacaaccacaccacaatgaCCACAATCATCGATGCCATAAAACTATCTTACACTCCAAAATCGAAGTCTGTCTAAAGTTTTCACACCTCAAATGTAATCTAAAGTCAACATAAAAACACATCCCATGCCATCGGTTGTGTAGATCCAGCTATATGCCTCAACTGCAAATGAATGGAAAAGATAACAATTATACCATATGGTGCTTATCTTTTTCATTCATTTTAGATTGTGGCATATTGCATTGTATGCCATCCTATCAACCAAGCTCATCCTATTCAGTTAATAGATGCGTGAAATGTGTTATCTTCTTTCCAATAGCACAAGGGCCAGTTCAGGATGAGGATCTACGAGAAGGAGAACTTCGGAGGCCAGATGCACGAGGTGATGGACGACTGTGACTCTATCCAGGAGCGTTACCATATGCCCGAGATGCAGTCCTGCAACGTGATGGACGGCCACTGGGTCATGTACGAGCAGCCCCAATTCAGAGGCATGCAGACCTACCTGAGGCCTGGAGAGTACAGGAACACAAGAGAGATGGGAATGGGGAATGATGAAATGAGGTTCCAGTCCATGAGGCGCATCAGCGGCGATGCTGCCTTTTAAATGTGCTGTCTTTAAAGAGTGCAACGACTTTTTAATAAACATTTTAAACCTTCATTTTTTGCAGCAATTTTCTTACCTTATTTCCACAAACCACTGCACTGTAAATTACTGTTATATCAATGTaatactctaaccactaaaaAGCCACTATAAGCAACTATTATACTGCAACCACTATAAACACTAATATCAGCTGTAATGTAAACAAAAATATGTCCCTTTTTCCCAAAATTCTATAAACCTTATATATAGTCTTAAAAAACCTCTAGCCTATTCTAGGCACTTGACACTGCCTTGTGTATGGGTGTTTTAGACAAGATAAGCTCTTAACACCGGAATACTGCCGACTACGCCAAATGAGGATCTAAATAAGAAATAAGACGCCACTTTTTTGTAAAAGGCAAGGAAGGTCCTCTAATTAGCTAAAAAGATGAAGCATGGAAATCAGACAGGTGCTCAAGTGATCAATTGTTTTGTTTACTTTGAGGAACTTTAGCTTTGAGGAACTTCAGCTTTGAAAGCTCAGCTCAGCACATCATACTGTCATTACTCAGACATAATCAAGCATGTTGCTGCTATAataaaaataaggacatttcacACTCACAAATTCAACTCTTAAGAACTAGTGACAACTTGTCACAACCCTTCACACTACACAGTGGCATGCCATATTTATCAAACCACTTCCCACTTCCATCCTCCAAAACAGTAACATTACCATAATACAAACCACAAACTCATCATACTCGCTATAAGATATAATAATTTATCATAAGTAGTTATAGCTTTCTTACAATACATTACTATAATGCATTATCAGCCTAAAAAGCATCATGCATTATAGACCTACCTAAAATGCTCTGtcacagacctgctgttttcaactttctAGAGACAGCatgagtggtagagatactctgaatgatctcctatgaaaagccaaatgacatttactcctgaggggctgacctgttgcaccctcgacaaccactgtgaatatcattattttaccctgctggtcatctatgaacatttgaacatcttggccatgttctgttataatctccacccgcacagccagaagaggactggccacccctcatagcctggttcctctctaggtttcttcctaggttctggcctttctagggagtttttcctagctaccgtgcttctacacctgcattgcttgctgtttggggttttaggctgggtttctgtacagcactttgtgacatcagctaaaggaagaagggctttataaatacatttgattgattgatacttaACAGCATTAATTTGAATTGAGCATGATTTATAACATCAGCCTTTTGGTATTTAAAACCAGCCATTACTCCTGCTCCAagaaaactagctagctaacttgatcCCTGGATTTTGGAACGTGCAGCTAGAGTAGAGTAGCTACAGTTTATCTAGCTACAGCTTAtgtcatctttaactctgcattgttggaaattgacccgtaagaatttcactgttagtctacaccaaaaattggatttgattttgaTTCATTTTGATTAGACTATATGAGTGAGTCActagctaatgttggctagctacaTTTCTAGTGGCACGAGGTATTTGCAAACAGCACAACATTGTGTGATTAGCtacgagctagctagctaacaagctggCTAAGGTAGAAATGTCTGAGCTGCTAGCCAACACTGTGTTGTATTTACCCAAGTTAGCAGGactaggtagctaacgttagctagcaacaaATATTTGGAAAAGCTAGGCACCTGCCgacacctagctagctaactgtttgTTAGGAACACAGCTGACTGTGAAGATTACTAATAAGCTAGCTGAGGCTGAAGACATGACTGATGCTAAACATATAATTATCAAGCTAGCCGAGTCAAATTCATCTTTGCCCTAAATATAACACTAATAGGTAGCTAGCACGAAATGTGAGTGTTCTTTGCTAGATTTTCACATTCTTGCAATGATATAATGCATTGTATGCTCTCTGGGCTTATAATGCATTATATGTATTATCAGGATGGATAAGTACTTATGAACAATTAGTAAGTATGATACAACTCTTTGTATTATAAGACATTACATATGCACTTATAAGGCATTATATGTATGCCTCATATAAAATATTAACAAATATGTTTTTACACAAATGATGTCTACCAAAACAATAaactattttttaaatttaataaacacattttcaaatGTCAGTCAGATCACTCAATCAAATCTAAATGATTTCAATCAATGGGGGTGACTGGAATACAGTGACTAAAGGAATAGTACATACCTGGCATAATCAGGAAGTGAGGCATGTCCAGGAAGAAGGAAAGTGGATCCTGAGGAGAATAACAAGCTCACCTTGCCTGAAACACTACCTTACTGTTGCTTGACATCAAATTTGGATAAAAGAAACACACACTTTAAACTAACTACAATTTGTAAAGGCTCTATAGGGCATTCATAGCCTTTATAAGAATTACACAAGTGCTTCACAAATTATCCATAAGCTCCCGAggggtgcagcagtctaaggcactgcatctcagtgctaaaggcgtcactacagaccctggttcgattccaggctgtttcacaaccgtccgtgattgagagtcccatagggcggcacacaattggcccagcgttgttaggGTTTGGGGATTCAATAGCAAGGTCAGATTcaaatggatatatatatatatacagtatgtgacagTGACAACAATGGATatttctcaatatgcatactaccgtgctcTGAGCATGCAAATTGGAGCACACAACGGTTGGAGTGTGAGTCCAAATCAGAGTATGTGAAAGGGGAATGGACTATGGCTGCGAGGGGTTTTGAGGTTAAGTCAGGAGGAGGCCACCCACACTGTTCATTGGTAAGACAACAGACAATGGATAATGGACTCCAGGCTGTTTGGCAACAAGGACGAAGTGGGCTGATGCAGAAATAGGCATGaagtctatatagaccactacaccAAGTACTGCTTTTGTTTGACTATTGGTCATTTTTGACCAATTtgtatttataaatacatttctgTTCAGAATTAAAATATCAATTGAACTGATTTCCAATCAAAGCTCAAGACTGCAAATTGGTTTTCCATTTCACTCAGGGAACTAGAGATTCACTGAAAACAAACGCCAGCCATAACGTTGTCTACCTGTACATTACTCGTGCAATATTTACAGGAAACATGTTAATttagcctgttttcactttgaAATTAAAAACATAATCCCAGTCAATCAATCACTTATCACTGAATATCTAAAGATCAAATATTGTTTTCAGTGATTTCTCTGACAGGACATGTCACTGCGTTAAATTGAGAGGCAATGTACAGTACTATACATTACCGGCCTCTCATAACAAGAAGTTTGCTCTCTCATATCACTCACTCATTATGATGTGCATAATGTTATGTTATTATAATAATATTATACAGTAGATGGGTGCCCTTTGAGGTAAATGATCATATTTGGAccagagaattttttttttttctctctgtcattcaAACAGCAACAATCCAAAAATGGACCCCACCATGCACACAATGGGGAGTAATAAAGGATTTAGCTGGAAACCATTGTGTAAAGGGGCCCCTATGCCATTATGCCAACTCAGGACTTTTCACAATGGAGCTGG
This genomic window contains:
- the LOC129850021 gene encoding beta/gamma crystallin domain-containing protein 2-like; its protein translation is MTKIIFYEDRNFQGRSYETSSDCPDLNMYLNRCQSVRVEMGCFVIYDRSNFMGNQMFLKRGEYSDFQRMGSMMGVGDVTMLESIRSCRMIPMHRGQFRMRLYERESFGGQMHELMEDCESIQERFRMSEMQSCNVMDGHWLMYEQPHFRGRMMYVRPGEYRSIRDMGMSTMMRVLSIRRIMDACEGQRHVQYSVAQLTQRFIQLGGRFFWSCIKHKRQHASRENNRNQITVTMNGKIIFYEERNFQGCSYECSSDCSELSSHLNKCNSCRVESGMFMVYDRPNYMGHQYFLRRGEYPEYQHMMGFNDCIRSCRMIPQHKGQFRMRIYEKENFGGQMHEVMDDCDSIQERYHMPEMQSCNVMDGHWVMYEQPQFRGMQTYLRPGEYRNTREMGMGNDEMRFQSMRRISGDAAF